The following are from one region of the Apostichopus japonicus isolate 1M-3 chromosome 17, ASM3797524v1, whole genome shotgun sequence genome:
- the LOC139984572 gene encoding E3 ubiquitin-protein ligase TRIM56-like, producing MDLAISFKDLSENFFRCTVCLDQFKNPELLPCLHRYCRDCLSTVIHASHDKKFNCPMCIKDYIIPEYEVDDFKTDFHMKSMLEFQKLQKSFGTEDLQKCVSCSDDSQVFAYCWKCTDFLCNQCYKAHISNKMFADHRTHTRKLENIDAKNLTLDKIPTLLVPNCHFHDDKEAILCCKTCRNLPVCVVCIYSKHKSHDIHDVTELANSERELLTPKLAEIDQQKGKIYEVRMKVHDVSIKLSENVSKKTLQVEDHHKLETHKINGLLSELTNMRGKQLKEIETRKRDEFCEINIKLEDELSQVRKKYDEIKKKNANTKYDVETKHVNEKSDKRESALSKKHGKLDAEFKKLMSTKNLIAQSND from the coding sequence ATGGACCTGGCAATTTCTTTCAAGGACTTGAGCGAGAACTTTTTTCGGTGTACTGTTTGTCTGGATCAATTTAAAAATCCAGAACTTttaccatgtcttcatcgatacTGTAGAGATTGCTTGTCAACAGTCATTCATGCCAGCCACGATAAAAAATTTAATTGTCCGATGTGTATAAAGGATTACATCATACCTGAATATGAAGTTGATGATTTCAAGACAGATTTTCACATGAAGAGTATGCTAgagtttcaaaagttgcaaaagtcGTTTGGAACAGAAGATTTACAGAAATGTGTGAGCTGTTCAGATGATTCGCAAGTGTTTGCGTACTGTTGGAAGTGTACAGACTTCCTATGTAATCAATGTTACAAGGCTCACATTAGCAACAAAATGTTTGCCGATCATCGAACTCACACTCGAAAATTGGAGAACATCGATGCTAAAAACCTAACGTTGGATAAAATACCCACACTTCTAGTACCAAACTGCCATTTTCATGACGACAAAGAAGCAATATTATGTTGTAAAACTTGTCGAAATTTACCAGTTTGTGTAGTCTGTATATATTCTAAGCATAAAAGTCATGATATACATGACGTAACTGAACTAGCAAACTCTGAAAGAGAATTGCTCACACCAAAACTTGCTGAAATAGATCAACAAAAAGGTAAAATATATGAGGTAAGAATGAAAGTTCACGATGTCTCAATTAAGCTGAGTGAAAATGTCTCGAAAAAGACATTACAAGTTGAAGATCACCACAAACTGGAAACACACAAGATCAATGGTTTACTTTCCGAACTTACTAACATGAGAGGGAAACaattaaaagaaatagaaaCGAGGAAAAGAGATGAATTCTGTGAGATAAACATTAAATTGGAAGACGAATTGAGTCAAGTCAGgaaaaaatatgatgaaattaaaaaaaaaaacgccaaCACTAAATACGACGTCGAGACCAAACACGTTAATGAAAAGTCAGACAAAAGAGAGAGTGCACTCTCCAAAAAACATGGAAAGTTAGATGCTGAATTCAAGAAACTGATGTCAACGAAAAACCTTATTGCACAGAGTAATGACTGA